Proteins from a single region of Pseudopedobacter saltans DSM 12145:
- the rnc gene encoding ribonuclease III, whose translation MAISKIYKLYLSPDRNYVKALRNLIGFVPGNLSLYRMAFRHKSIALGIKKGVKNSNERLEFLGDAVLGAVVAEVLFKMYPYKDEGFLTEMRSKIVSRANLNQLGKKLGFNKLIEFDPSTVNISSKQSSLLGDAFEALVGAVYLDKGYNFTKDFLINRILNPHVDIHTLEVTETNFKSRLIEWCQRLSKEIQFNLIPNQEGDSDKLFTIQVVIDGELMATGVDYNKKNAEKLAAEKTCEMLGV comes from the coding sequence ATGGCTATTTCTAAGATTTACAAACTATATCTTTCACCTGATCGTAATTACGTTAAGGCCTTAAGAAATTTAATAGGATTTGTGCCTGGAAACCTTTCTTTATATAGAATGGCTTTTAGGCACAAATCTATTGCATTGGGTATAAAGAAAGGTGTAAAAAACAGTAACGAACGATTAGAGTTTCTGGGAGATGCTGTTTTAGGAGCCGTAGTCGCCGAAGTTCTGTTTAAAATGTATCCTTATAAGGATGAAGGTTTTTTGACCGAAATGCGCTCTAAAATAGTAAGCAGAGCAAACCTCAACCAGTTAGGGAAAAAACTTGGCTTTAATAAGCTAATTGAGTTTGACCCGTCCACCGTTAATATTTCATCCAAACAAAGTTCTTTACTGGGAGATGCTTTCGAAGCTTTAGTAGGAGCAGTGTATCTGGATAAAGGCTATAACTTTACAAAGGATTTCTTAATCAACAGAATATTAAACCCCCATGTTGATATTCATACTTTAGAAGTTACCGAAACTAATTTTAAAAGCCGACTGATAGAGTGGTGTCAGCGTTTATCCAAAGAAATCCAATTCAACTTAATTCCAAACCAGGAAGGAGATAGTGATAAGCTTTTCACTATTCAGGTTGTTATCGACGGGGAGCTCATGGCTACCGGCGTTGATTACAACAAGAAGAATGCTGAGAAATTGGCTGCTGAAAAGACCTGTGAGATGTTGGGAGTTTAG
- the fabF gene encoding beta-ketoacyl-ACP synthase II: MELKRVVVTGLGALTPIGNTVEEYWNGLINGVSGAAPITRFDTEKFKTKFACEVKNFVAENFLDKKEARKLDPFVQYALVSTDEAVKDAGLDFEKLNTNRIGVIWGAGIGGLKTFLDEVTNFAQGDGTPRYNPFFIPKMIIDIAAGHISMKYGLRGPNFACVSACASSTNALIDAFNYIRLGKADIIVSGGSEAIINEAGIGGFNAMHALSTRNDDPATASRPFDKDRDGFVAGEGAGTIILESLEHAKARGAKIYAEIVGGGMSADANHITAPHPEGLGAKLVMQSALEDAGLTINDIDYINVHGTSTPLGDIGETKAILSLFGEAAYNLNISSTKSMTGHLLGAAGAVESIASILAIRNGIVPPTINHFTDDPELDPKLNFTFNEAQKREVNAALSNTFGFGGHNASVIFKKYED, from the coding sequence ATGGAGCTTAAAAGAGTTGTAGTAACAGGACTAGGTGCGCTTACCCCAATTGGTAATACTGTCGAAGAATACTGGAACGGTTTAATCAATGGAGTAAGCGGTGCTGCTCCTATTACTCGTTTTGATACAGAAAAGTTTAAGACAAAGTTCGCTTGCGAGGTCAAGAACTTTGTGGCTGAGAATTTTCTAGACAAAAAGGAAGCCCGTAAATTAGATCCGTTTGTGCAATACGCTTTAGTTAGTACAGACGAGGCGGTTAAAGATGCAGGATTAGATTTTGAGAAACTAAATACCAACCGTATCGGAGTAATCTGGGGTGCAGGTATTGGTGGTTTAAAAACTTTTCTTGATGAAGTTACAAACTTTGCGCAAGGAGATGGTACCCCAAGGTACAATCCATTCTTCATCCCAAAGATGATTATTGATATTGCCGCGGGGCATATATCAATGAAATATGGATTACGTGGGCCAAATTTTGCATGTGTTTCTGCATGTGCTTCGTCTACCAATGCTTTAATTGATGCTTTTAACTACATACGTTTAGGTAAAGCAGATATTATCGTATCAGGTGGTTCGGAAGCGATTATTAATGAAGCCGGTATAGGCGGATTTAATGCGATGCATGCACTTTCTACAAGAAATGATGATCCGGCTACGGCTTCAAGACCGTTTGACAAAGACAGAGATGGATTTGTTGCGGGAGAAGGTGCAGGAACTATCATTTTAGAAAGCTTAGAGCATGCGAAGGCCAGAGGTGCTAAAATCTATGCAGAGATCGTAGGCGGTGGTATGAGTGCAGACGCAAATCATATTACAGCTCCGCATCCCGAAGGTTTAGGTGCTAAATTGGTGATGCAGTCTGCTTTAGAAGACGCTGGCTTAACTATAAACGATATCGATTATATCAACGTTCACGGAACCTCTACTCCGCTGGGTGATATTGGCGAAACTAAAGCTATATTATCATTATTCGGAGAAGCAGCATATAATCTGAACATTAGTTCTACAAAATCTATGACAGGCCACTTATTGGGGGCTGCGGGAGCTGTAGAGTCTATTGCTTCTATCCTTGCGATTAGAAATGGAATCGTTCCTCCTACAATTAATCACTTTACCGATGACCCTGAATTGGATCCTAAATTGAATTTTACATTCAATGAAGCCCAAAAAAGGGAAGTTAATGCAGCGCTAAGCAATACATTTGGTTTTGGCGGCCATAACGCATCTGTAATTTTCAAAAAGTATGAGGATTAA
- a CDS encoding acyl carrier protein gives MSDIASRVKAIIVEKLGVDENEVTPEASFTNDLGADSLDTVELIMEFEKEFNVAIPDDQAETISTVGQAISYLEKNVK, from the coding sequence ATGTCTGATATCGCTTCAAGAGTAAAAGCAATCATCGTTGAAAAATTGGGTGTTGACGAAAATGAGGTTACACCAGAGGCATCTTTCACCAACGATCTTGGTGCTGACTCATTAGACACTGTTGAGTTGATCATGGAATTTGAGAAAGAATTCAACGTGGCTATTCCAGACGATCAGGCTGAAACTATCAGCACTGTAGGTCAAGCTATCTCTTATTTAGAAAAAAACGTAAAGTAA
- a CDS encoding IPExxxVDY family protein — MNKKFLKLELDFDFILLSITSQLRDYRLCHYINKALDFNFEKVDDHEITFVGQSPKFYSKYLYYIEEVTPFYYLISNKGSDGYLIPELKGSDYFVIIKDFIDDEDLQYFIQTARNIPDIQAIVELDPTKLKSKENLIF; from the coding sequence TTGAATAAGAAATTTTTAAAGCTGGAACTTGATTTTGATTTCATTTTACTCTCAATAACCTCACAATTAAGGGATTACAGGTTGTGCCATTATATCAATAAAGCTTTGGATTTTAACTTTGAAAAGGTTGATGACCATGAAATTACTTTTGTTGGTCAATCACCAAAATTTTACTCTAAATATCTTTATTATATAGAAGAAGTCACCCCTTTTTACTATTTAATCTCCAACAAAGGCTCTGATGGATATCTGATTCCGGAGTTAAAAGGCTCTGATTACTTCGTAATTATCAAGGATTTTATAGATGATGAAGACCTTCAATATTTTATACAAACCGCAAGAAACATTCCGGATATACAGGCTATAGTTGAACTTGACCCTACAAAGTTAAAATCGAAAGAAAATCTGATTTTTTAA
- the pyk gene encoding pyruvate kinase → MKIPQKRTKIVATLGPATSNKDVLLSLIKSGVDVCRLNFSHGKQEDHQKVIDIIREINNKYKTNVGILADLQGPKIRIGQVKEGGINLINGTQIKITTNECIGDDSQIYITYPAFPQDVKAGEVILLDDGKLQMRVIETNRKDTVICEVVHGGILTSRKGVNLPNTKVSIPSLTEEDLVNLDFALANDVEWIGLSFVRKSEDIIDLKRIISRSGKTSRVIAKIEKPEAIDNIDSIIAVTDGVMVARGDLGVECPMQEVPVLQKMIIQKCSKASKPVIVATQMLESMITTPRPTRAEVNDVANSVLDGADAVMLSGETSVGEFPQIVIETMSNIITHVENTSYPYYKTKELDENCPTYMADAVCSSAVFLADKTKAAGIIAMTSSGYTAFQISSQRPKANTYIFTSNRNLLNTLSLLWGVRGFYYDKFDSTDKTISEVNNILKAEKLVESGDVVINTASIPIQKKGKTNMIKVNIID, encoded by the coding sequence ATGAAAATCCCTCAAAAAAGAACAAAAATCGTAGCTACTTTAGGTCCTGCTACATCTAATAAAGACGTTTTATTATCATTGATTAAGAGTGGTGTAGACGTTTGCCGCTTGAATTTTTCTCATGGTAAACAAGAAGATCACCAAAAAGTAATTGATATCATCCGCGAGATTAACAACAAATACAAAACAAATGTTGGTATTCTTGCCGATCTTCAAGGTCCAAAAATTAGAATTGGACAAGTGAAAGAAGGTGGAATAAACCTGATTAATGGCACTCAAATAAAAATCACCACCAATGAGTGCATTGGAGATGACAGCCAAATCTATATTACTTACCCCGCATTTCCGCAGGATGTAAAGGCTGGGGAAGTGATTTTATTAGATGACGGAAAACTTCAGATGCGTGTGATTGAGACCAACAGAAAAGACACCGTAATTTGCGAGGTTGTACACGGCGGTATTCTTACCAGCAGAAAAGGTGTTAATCTTCCGAACACAAAAGTTTCTATTCCTTCTCTAACTGAAGAAGATTTAGTAAATCTTGATTTTGCTTTAGCTAACGACGTAGAATGGATTGGCCTTTCTTTCGTAAGAAAATCTGAAGACATTATCGATTTAAAAAGAATCATCAGCCGCAGCGGAAAAACTTCAAGAGTAATTGCTAAAATCGAAAAGCCAGAAGCCATCGATAACATAGATTCAATTATTGCCGTTACTGATGGGGTAATGGTTGCTCGTGGTGACCTGGGAGTTGAGTGTCCAATGCAGGAGGTTCCTGTACTGCAAAAAATGATTATTCAAAAATGTAGTAAGGCTTCAAAACCAGTAATTGTTGCAACTCAAATGCTTGAGAGTATGATCACAACTCCTCGACCAACCAGAGCTGAGGTGAATGACGTTGCTAACTCTGTTTTAGATGGAGCTGATGCGGTGATGCTAAGCGGTGAAACTTCCGTAGGAGAGTTCCCTCAGATTGTTATCGAAACAATGAGCAACATTATTACTCATGTAGAGAATACCTCTTATCCTTATTACAAAACAAAAGAATTGGATGAGAACTGTCCTACATACATGGCTGATGCCGTTTGTAGTTCTGCAGTTTTCTTAGCAGACAAAACTAAAGCGGCTGGAATTATTGCCATGACATCTTCTGGTTATACGGCATTTCAAATCTCGAGTCAAAGACCTAAAGCCAATACTTATATATTTACTTCTAACAGGAACTTATTAAATACACTAAGTTTATTATGGGGTGTTAGAGGTTTTTATTATGATAAATTTGACAGTACAGATAAGACCATTAGTGAGGTTAATAATATCCTGAAAGCTGAAAAATTAGTTGAATCAGGAGACGTAGTAATCAACACGGCATCTATTCCAATCCAGAAGAAAGGAAAAACCAATATGATTAAGGTAAATATTATCGACTAA
- a CDS encoding PAS domain S-box protein — protein MHNMRDNVPTRIALYYFFISFIWILLSAFSLKYFFKGIPENTILYIEIAKGVAFIAATYFLLYKLIINYTNRLKKSEEKYNDMFEYNPNPMWIYDLKSYMFLDVNIAAIRKYGYNRDEFLNMTIYDIRPEEEANRLREYTANKIHIGNTLPQLWKHKLKNGNIIIANIISHDIVFNKKPAKLVLSLDVTEKEPYERELEKQQQVLKQINTDLNKNLVQLKINENKLKYTQKAAKIAGWSYNLERNTFNFDYEFYELSKIDDLRGSSLDLNEFLKFIHPEDESSFLNFLNKVKTERITQECILRIKSAAEWNFIKFEASLHLDLSECSKSIKGFIQDIDELTKINIENKRLAEIINKIKNLIVITNKDSVIEWANAAFYETTEYSRKETIGKVPWDLIKVPDSSLEMVKVIKDAVNNRQEFCIEIENISKNGRCYWLQIDGSPIYDENGCYAGYISIEHEITERRLKEAKIREQNKLLDKTAWISSHQMRKPLASILGIIELMKYAKSESEIKEYIQLLEVCGNELDQYIKDSVTLIESNV, from the coding sequence ATGCATAATATGAGAGACAATGTTCCGACAAGAATTGCCTTATATTACTTTTTCATTAGTTTTATATGGATTCTTCTGAGTGCTTTTTCCCTCAAATACTTTTTCAAAGGTATTCCCGAGAATACAATCTTATATATTGAAATTGCAAAAGGAGTAGCTTTCATTGCCGCAACCTATTTTTTACTTTATAAGCTAATAATCAACTATACAAACCGCCTGAAAAAATCAGAAGAAAAATACAACGACATGTTCGAATATAATCCTAATCCGATGTGGATATATGATTTGAAATCGTATATGTTTCTGGATGTAAATATTGCAGCTATCAGAAAGTACGGGTATAACCGGGATGAATTTCTAAACATGACTATTTATGATATTCGACCGGAAGAGGAGGCTAATAGATTGAGAGAGTACACTGCAAACAAGATCCATATTGGAAACACTTTGCCTCAACTGTGGAAACACAAATTGAAAAACGGAAACATAATTATCGCAAATATTATTTCGCATGATATTGTTTTTAATAAAAAGCCTGCAAAACTGGTTCTTTCCCTGGATGTAACAGAGAAGGAACCTTACGAAAGGGAACTGGAAAAACAACAGCAGGTATTAAAACAAATCAATACAGACTTAAACAAGAATCTGGTTCAACTAAAAATAAATGAGAACAAACTGAAGTACACACAAAAAGCTGCTAAAATAGCGGGATGGTCTTATAATTTGGAGCGCAACACATTCAATTTTGATTATGAGTTTTACGAGCTTTCTAAAATAGATGACTTAAGAGGAAGCTCTTTGGATTTGAATGAGTTCTTGAAATTTATACATCCAGAAGACGAATCTTCATTCTTAAATTTCTTAAACAAGGTAAAAACAGAGAGAATCACTCAGGAATGCATTTTAAGAATCAAATCAGCAGCTGAATGGAACTTTATTAAATTCGAAGCATCTCTTCACCTTGATCTTTCAGAATGCAGCAAATCTATTAAAGGCTTTATACAGGATATTGATGAGCTTACCAAGATCAATATTGAAAATAAAAGGTTAGCGGAAATAATTAACAAAATAAAAAACCTCATTGTCATAACAAACAAGGATTCTGTTATCGAATGGGCTAATGCAGCATTTTACGAAACTACCGAATACTCACGAAAAGAAACGATTGGCAAAGTTCCCTGGGATTTAATTAAAGTTCCAGACAGTAGCTTAGAAATGGTAAAAGTAATAAAGGATGCGGTTAACAACAGGCAGGAATTCTGTATAGAGATTGAGAATATTTCTAAAAATGGCAGATGTTATTGGTTACAGATTGATGGCAGCCCAATATATGACGAGAATGGCTGTTATGCCGGATACATATCCATAGAACATGAAATTACGGAACGCAGGTTAAAAGAAGCCAAGATAAGGGAGCAGAACAAGCTATTGGACAAAACAGCATGGATAAGTTCTCATCAGATGCGAAAACCTTTGGCTTCCATTCTCGGGATTATCGAATTGATGAAATATGCAAAAAGTGAATCAGAAATTAAAGAATATATTCAACTACTGGAAGTTTGCGGTAACGAATTGGATCAATATATAAAAGATTCCGTTACCTTAATTGAATCAAACGTTTAG
- the dapF gene encoding diaminopimelate epimerase, with protein MKLKFYKYQGAGNDFIIVDNRENEVDHRNPALIEGICNRRFGVGGDGMMFLQQKDGYDFEMVYYNSDGQPSSMCGNGGRCIVAFAKYLKVIDSETDFLAVDGPHYAKVSDSGDWVSLQMINVDVIKKDGEDYVLNTGSPHYVRLVDDLQNVDMYEEGRKVRYNDTYKAQGINVNFVEDEGDHLFVRTYERGVEDETYACGTGVTAVALAMAKYQNRTGEISTPVKVLGGNLNIRFKYDGEKYEDIFLEGPAKKVFEGELDLADFGY; from the coding sequence ATGAAATTAAAGTTCTATAAATACCAGGGAGCCGGAAACGATTTTATCATCGTTGACAACAGAGAAAATGAAGTGGATCATCGTAATCCTGCTTTAATAGAAGGAATATGTAATAGGAGATTTGGTGTCGGAGGCGATGGAATGATGTTTCTTCAGCAAAAAGACGGATATGATTTTGAAATGGTTTACTATAATTCTGATGGTCAGCCGAGTAGTATGTGTGGCAATGGAGGACGGTGCATTGTTGCCTTTGCAAAATACCTGAAAGTTATAGATTCGGAAACGGACTTTTTGGCAGTGGATGGTCCGCATTATGCCAAAGTTTCTGATTCCGGTGACTGGGTTAGCTTGCAAATGATAAACGTTGATGTGATAAAAAAAGATGGAGAAGATTATGTTTTAAATACAGGGTCACCTCATTATGTAAGGCTTGTAGATGATTTGCAAAATGTAGATATGTATGAAGAGGGCAGGAAAGTCAGATATAATGATACTTATAAGGCACAGGGCATCAACGTGAATTTTGTGGAAGATGAAGGGGATCATTTATTTGTAAGGACATACGAGAGAGGAGTTGAGGACGAAACCTACGCCTGTGGTACCGGTGTTACGGCCGTGGCTTTAGCGATGGCTAAATATCAAAATAGAACAGGAGAAATATCTACGCCAGTAAAAGTGTTAGGGGGGAATCTAAATATTCGATTCAAATACGATGGAGAGAAATATGAAGATATCTTTTTAGAGGGCCCGGCAAAAAAGGTATTTGAGGGAGAGCTTGATCTGGCAGACTTTGGATACTAA
- a CDS encoding Do family serine endopeptidase, translated as MKNMKTIGLTLLTAFIGGAVAIGAYKLFEDKSIGNLSLDERQKVYFANNPSKIVSSAGALDFTAAAAAVSPGVVHVRTTYNRNNASSGRGGGDPFGDMFEDFFGRRVRPQSNTPSMGKGSGVIVTDDGYIMTNNHVVDNADKIEVILTDKRVLSAKVIGKDKMTDLALIKVEANNLPVVKLGNSDDVKVGEWVLAVGYPLTLESTVTAGIVSAKSRQIGILAQDNIDPNNYDPENPPASSSIESFIQTDAVINRGNSGGALVNANGELIGINSAIASQSGVYEGYGFAIPVNLAKKVMDDFIKFGEVKRGYIGVTFQELNSDVAKQLNLKEINGLYVNSTVDGGAAAAAGIKKGDIIKKLNGEDALTSAELQERIGRMRPGDKVNLTVLRDGSLKNFTLTLKGASETKGASSSSSAEASDILNSLGATFTPVKDATKKRLGISSGVEVTSVAAGKLFDMYEVPRGTVITSINGRSVNNMDQVNAALSSTKGNMLSFQGIGPDGGQFRFTFPIK; from the coding sequence ATGAAGAATATGAAGACAATTGGCCTAACCTTGCTCACCGCCTTTATTGGTGGCGCGGTGGCAATAGGCGCTTACAAATTATTTGAAGATAAATCGATCGGGAATTTAAGCTTGGATGAGAGACAGAAGGTTTATTTTGCAAACAACCCTTCAAAAATTGTCTCTTCAGCAGGTGCCTTAGATTTCACAGCCGCAGCTGCAGCTGTTTCTCCGGGCGTTGTTCATGTTAGAACTACATACAATAGAAACAATGCTTCCTCTGGTCGGGGAGGTGGCGATCCTTTTGGCGATATGTTCGAGGATTTCTTTGGAAGAAGGGTGAGACCTCAATCAAACACTCCTTCTATGGGTAAAGGCTCTGGTGTTATTGTTACGGATGACGGATATATTATGACTAACAATCACGTTGTTGATAATGCTGATAAAATTGAAGTTATCCTTACAGACAAAAGAGTACTTTCCGCTAAAGTAATCGGTAAAGATAAAATGACGGATCTTGCTTTGATAAAGGTCGAGGCAAACAATCTTCCCGTTGTTAAATTGGGGAACTCGGACGACGTTAAGGTTGGAGAATGGGTATTGGCTGTAGGTTATCCTCTAACATTGGAATCTACGGTTACTGCTGGTATTGTGAGTGCAAAATCCCGCCAGATAGGCATCCTTGCTCAAGACAACATAGATCCTAATAATTACGATCCGGAAAACCCGCCAGCTTCGTCATCAATAGAATCATTTATACAAACTGATGCTGTTATTAACAGAGGTAATAGTGGAGGAGCATTGGTAAACGCTAACGGAGAATTGATCGGTATCAATTCTGCTATCGCTTCGCAATCTGGCGTATATGAGGGCTACGGGTTCGCGATCCCTGTTAATCTGGCAAAAAAAGTAATGGACGATTTTATCAAATTTGGCGAAGTTAAACGTGGTTATATAGGCGTTACTTTCCAGGAACTAAATTCTGATGTTGCTAAGCAGTTAAACTTGAAAGAGATTAACGGCCTCTATGTAAATTCGACTGTTGATGGTGGTGCCGCAGCGGCTGCAGGAATTAAAAAAGGTGATATCATCAAGAAATTAAATGGTGAAGATGCTTTAACATCTGCTGAATTACAGGAAAGAATTGGCAGAATGAGACCGGGCGACAAAGTTAACCTTACTGTTTTAAGAGATGGTAGTTTGAAAAACTTCACTTTAACATTAAAAGGTGCTTCTGAAACAAAAGGTGCTTCATCCAGCTCTTCAGCTGAAGCTTCTGATATATTGAACAGTCTGGGAGCAACATTTACACCGGTTAAAGATGCCACCAAAAAACGTTTAGGTATTTCATCCGGCGTGGAAGTGACCTCTGTTGCGGCTGGTAAATTATTTGACATGTATGAGGTTCCTAGAGGAACAGTAATTACCAGTATAAATGGTAGAAGTGTAAATAACATGGATCAAGTAAATGCCGCCTTATCTTCTACAAAAGGCAATATGCTTTCTTTCCAAGGCATTGGCCCGGATGGAGGACAGTTTAGATTTACTTTCCCTATCAAATAA
- a CDS encoding pyruvate dehydrogenase complex E1 component subunit beta, with translation MRVIQFREALREAMNEEMRKDDKIFLMGEEVAEYNGAYKVSQGMLDEFGPKRIIDTPIAELGFTGIAVGAAMNGLRPIVEFMTFNFSLVAIDQIINGAAKMLSMSGGQFSVPAVFRGPTGNAGQLGAQHSQNFENWYANCPGLKVVVPSNPYDAKGLLKSSIIDPDPVIFMESELMYGDKGEVPEEEYYIEIGKAKVVKEGSDVTVVSFGKMMSRAVQPAVDELEKEGISVELIDLRTVRPIDFPTILESVKKTNRLVVVEEAWPLASISSEIAFHVQKNAFDYLDAPVLRVTCADVPLPYAPTLIAASLPNAERIIKAVKEVMYVNK, from the coding sequence ATGAGAGTAATACAATTCAGAGAAGCACTTCGTGAAGCAATGAACGAAGAGATGCGTAAAGACGACAAGATCTTCTTAATGGGTGAAGAAGTTGCTGAATATAATGGTGCTTATAAAGTGAGTCAAGGAATGCTTGACGAATTTGGTCCCAAAAGAATTATTGATACGCCAATCGCAGAGCTAGGCTTCACTGGTATTGCTGTAGGTGCAGCAATGAATGGCTTGCGTCCAATTGTTGAATTTATGACATTCAACTTTTCTTTAGTTGCTATAGATCAGATTATCAATGGCGCAGCGAAAATGTTGTCTATGTCTGGAGGTCAATTTTCTGTTCCAGCTGTTTTTCGTGGGCCAACAGGTAATGCAGGTCAATTAGGCGCTCAGCACTCTCAGAATTTCGAAAACTGGTATGCTAACTGTCCAGGACTAAAAGTTGTAGTTCCTTCAAATCCTTATGATGCGAAAGGCCTTTTAAAATCTTCAATTATCGATCCGGATCCGGTTATTTTCATGGAGTCTGAATTGATGTATGGAGATAAAGGAGAAGTTCCGGAAGAAGAGTATTATATAGAAATTGGTAAAGCGAAAGTTGTAAAAGAAGGTTCTGATGTAACAGTAGTTTCCTTTGGAAAAATGATGTCCAGAGCTGTACAGCCAGCGGTAGATGAATTGGAAAAAGAAGGAATTAGTGTAGAGCTTATAGACTTAAGAACTGTTAGACCGATAGATTTTCCTACAATCTTAGAATCGGTTAAGAAAACAAACAGATTGGTAGTTGTAGAAGAAGCATGGCCGTTAGCATCTATCTCTTCAGAGATTGCTTTCCATGTACAAAAGAACGCATTCGATTATTTAGATGCGCCGGTACTTAGGGTTACTTGTGCAGACGTTCCTCTTCCTTATGCACCAACTTTAATAGCAGCAAGCTTACCTAATGCAGAGCGAATAATTAAGGCTGTAAAAGAAGTAATGTACGTTAATAAATAA
- a CDS encoding BlaI/MecI/CopY family transcriptional regulator yields MKNDIKELTKAEEQIMQILWKIGKAFVKDVIELLPEPKPAYNTVSTIIRILETKGFVSYHAFGKSHQYYAVVKKEEYKSFAAEKLLKGYFGNSVENMFSFFLKKEKIDLTEADEISKMIEEFKEDKS; encoded by the coding sequence ATGAAAAATGATATAAAAGAGCTCACCAAAGCTGAAGAGCAGATCATGCAAATTCTTTGGAAGATCGGCAAAGCTTTTGTCAAGGACGTCATAGAATTGCTTCCCGAGCCAAAACCAGCCTATAATACTGTATCTACAATTATTAGAATATTGGAAACCAAAGGTTTTGTTAGTTATCATGCCTTTGGTAAAAGCCATCAATATTATGCGGTAGTCAAAAAAGAAGAATATAAGTCTTTTGCCGCAGAAAAACTACTTAAAGGTTATTTTGGAAACTCTGTAGAGAACATGTTTTCCTTCTTTTTAAAGAAAGAAAAAATAGATCTAACCGAAGCTGACGAGATTTCAAAAATGATAGAAGAATTTAAGGAGGATAAATCATGA